One window of Trifolium pratense cultivar HEN17-A07 linkage group LG5, ARS_RC_1.1, whole genome shotgun sequence genomic DNA carries:
- the LOC123885915 gene encoding putative pectinesterase 63: MKWGQVKTLEGQGVPLDQAEAITAAAITNQSLVPKEEMQAESKIKAEVQNSQDLQIIFGTGPDIGQSQGNIQIDYKLRQAENNKVTINVNPNGSGDFMTITEAINSIPAPNSRRVVVFIAPGLYREKIVIPRDLDFITFLGDATKKPIITGNDRSSTIGSDGEPLATFKSATVAVDADYFIAINIVFENTASPRIGSKDDQAVALRVSGNKCAFYNSDFYGFQDTLYDHKGLHYFKGCKIQGTIDFIFGNGRSLYQGCTINSIAQNVSFITAQKRSSLTTDDSGFSILKSKVIGSGKVYLGRPWGDYSRVIFSYTYMDSLVLPQGWVDTMDDGDHHLSVFYAEYKCTGPGSNFAGRLPWIQRLSDKDAQEFIGVHFIYGETWLITSGGARTLVQGNRVSGNDEEKEEGFGTTLQDYKCSKLGMTTEHAGTRLNPPRV; the protein is encoded by the exons ATGAAGTGGGGTCAG GTTAAGACACTTGAGGGACAAGGAGTGCCTTTAGATCAAGCTGAAGCAATAACTGCTGCTGCCATAACTAATCAGTCATTGGTACCAAAAGAAGAAATGCAAGCTGAATCCAAAATCAAAGCAGAAGTGCAGAACTCACAG gACCTCCAAATAATATTCGGCACCGGCCCTGACATCGGACAAAGTCAGGGTAATATTCAAATAGATTATAAGCTGAGGCAAGCGGAGAATAACAAGGTGACTATTAATGTTAACCCAAATGGTAGTGGTGATTTCATGACCATTACTGAAGCTATCAACAGCATTCCAGCACCCAACAGCAGAAGAGTAGTTGTTTTCATTGCGCCCGGTCTTTACAG GGAGAAAATTGTGATCCCTCGAGATTTGGATTTCATAACATTCTTAGGGGATGCAACGAAGAAACCAATTATTACCGGAAATGATAGATCATCTACCATTGGAAGTGATGGCGAACCATTGGCGACGTTCAAGAGTGCAACAGTTGCAGTAGATGCAGACTATTTCATAGCTATCAACATTGTATTTGag AACACTGCATCACCACGTATTGGATCGAAGGATGATCAAGCTGTTGCTCTTCGCGTCTCTGGAAACAAATGTGCTTTTTACAATAGCGACTTCTATGGATTTCAAGACACGTTGTACGATCATAAAGGCCTCCACTACTTCAAAGGTTGCAAAATTCAAGGCACCATTGATTTTATCTTTGGAAATGGGAGGTCCCTTTACCAG GGCTGCACTATAAATTCCATAGCGCAAAATGTAAGCTTTATCACAGCTCAAAAGCGCTCAAGTTTGACAACTGATGATAGTGgattttcaatattaaaaagCAAAGTAATAGGGAGTGGTAAAGTTTATTTGGGAAGACCATGGGGAGATTACTCGAGAGTAATTTTCTCTTATACCTACATGGACAGTCTTGTTCTCCCTCAAGGATGGGTTGACACTATGGACGACGGTGACCACCACTT GAGCGTATTCTACGCAGAATATAAGTGTACTGGACCTGGATCCAATTTTGCTGGAAGACTTCCATGGATACAGAGATTGTCAGACAAAGATGCCCAAGAATTTATCGGGGTCCATTTCATTTATGGGGAGACTTGGCTCATTACCAGTGGTGGTGCTCGGACCCTGGTCCAAGG GAATAGAGTGAGTGGAaatgatgaagaaaaagaagaaggatTTGGAACCACATtgcaagattacaaatgctcaaaaTTAGGCATGACAACAGAACATGCGGGTACTCGCCTGAACCCACCCcgagtttga